In Brevibacillus brevis, a genomic segment contains:
- a CDS encoding phosphatidate cytidylyltransferase → MKQRIITGLIGGAAFLFLIYAGGAWYSLLVFLLAVIGHFEFMMMSGIRPFGVAGFLGYILVVGILWPSLTFSAWLTISTPDLVITVLLLLLIYSVLRKNQFHIEHVALTVVGALYIGFGFSYMAATRNLPDGLMLTILVILGIWATDSGAYFVGKAIGKNKLWPQISPNKTVEGSLGGLAASVLVVLVVNALLGSLSLAQVFGIALVAGIAGQLGDLVESGFKRHFGVKDSGQLIPGHGGVLDRFDSFLLVFPVLHLLGIV, encoded by the coding sequence TTGAAGCAACGAATAATAACTGGCTTGATAGGTGGGGCGGCTTTTCTTTTCTTGATCTATGCTGGAGGAGCATGGTACTCCCTATTGGTTTTTTTACTGGCCGTCATTGGCCATTTTGAATTTATGATGATGTCGGGCATACGGCCGTTTGGCGTAGCAGGATTTCTTGGTTATATCTTGGTGGTGGGCATTCTCTGGCCATCGCTCACTTTTTCTGCATGGCTTACCATCAGCACGCCGGATCTGGTGATAACCGTACTGTTGCTTTTATTGATTTACTCCGTTCTGCGGAAAAATCAGTTTCATATCGAACACGTCGCCCTGACTGTCGTGGGGGCGTTATACATAGGCTTTGGATTTTCTTATATGGCAGCTACCCGCAATCTTCCGGACGGATTGATGCTGACAATTTTGGTCATTTTGGGTATATGGGCGACGGATTCGGGGGCGTATTTCGTCGGCAAGGCGATCGGCAAGAACAAGCTTTGGCCACAAATCAGCCCGAACAAGACCGTTGAGGGGTCGCTTGGCGGCCTTGCGGCATCGGTGCTGGTGGTGCTCGTTGTAAATGCATTGCTTGGCAGCCTGAGCCTTGCCCAGGTTTTCGGCATCGCCTTGGTAGCCGGGATTGCCGGACAACTGGGGGACCTGGTGGAGTCTGGGTTCAAGCGCCACTTTGGCGTGAAAGATTCCGGACAGCTCATCCCCGGTCATGGAGGCGTTCTGGACCGATTTGACAGCTTCCTGCTCGTCTTCCCGGTTTTGCATCTACTAGGTATCGTCTGA
- a CDS encoding isoprenyl transferase has protein sequence MLEHLARKWSRKEKNSAPEELDRSGKIPKHVAVIMDGNGRWANMRNLPRVAGHRAGMKTVKDVVKAADEIGVRYMTMYAFSTENWKRPRDEVDFLMKLPQEFLSTELDELIERNVRIRMLGSKDELPSHTLNALLTAEEKTRENSGLQLNFALNYGGRDEIVKAFSTLAQQVKAGVLDPQDLDEELISRYLYTSDIPDPDLLIRTSGEIRLSNFMLWQLAYTEMWFTDVLWPDFSREHFYQAIVEYQGRARRYGAV, from the coding sequence ATGTTAGAACATCTAGCGCGCAAATGGTCCCGCAAGGAAAAGAACAGCGCACCTGAAGAACTGGACCGCTCTGGAAAAATCCCGAAGCATGTCGCTGTCATCATGGATGGCAACGGCAGATGGGCCAACATGCGCAATTTACCCCGGGTCGCCGGGCATCGAGCAGGTATGAAAACAGTGAAGGATGTCGTAAAGGCGGCGGACGAAATTGGCGTGCGCTACATGACCATGTACGCTTTTTCCACGGAAAACTGGAAGCGTCCACGGGACGAAGTGGATTTTCTCATGAAGCTTCCGCAGGAATTTTTGTCGACAGAATTGGATGAATTGATTGAACGAAACGTTCGGATTCGCATGCTGGGCAGCAAGGATGAATTGCCATCCCATACGCTCAATGCCTTGCTTACGGCGGAGGAGAAAACCCGCGAGAACAGCGGCTTGCAGCTTAATTTTGCGTTGAATTACGGCGGCCGAGACGAAATTGTCAAGGCATTTTCCACGCTCGCACAGCAAGTGAAGGCGGGGGTACTCGACCCGCAGGATTTGGATGAAGAACTCATTTCCCGTTACCTGTATACAAGCGATATTCCCGATCCCGACCTCTTGATTCGCACTAGTGGAGAGATTCGCTTGAGCAACTTTATGCTTTGGCAATTGGCCTACACGGAAATGTGGTTTACGGATGTGCTTTGGCCTGATTTTTCCCGTGAACACTTTTATCAAGCGATTGTGGAGTACCAAGGCCGAGCTCGTCGCTACGGGGCGGTATAG
- the frr gene encoding ribosome recycling factor, which translates to MAQSVIKDMEDRMNKAIANLKKDLSTLRAGRANPAMLDRVMVDYYGTPTPISQLANISVPEPRMLTIQPWDKTALKEIDRALQQSDLGISPSNDGVIIRLAIPPLTEERRKDLVKLAGKSGEEAKVAIRNIRRDANDEIKKLEKAATISEDESRRHQETVQKTTDKFIAEVDKIVKDKEKDILEV; encoded by the coding sequence ATGGCACAATCCGTGATCAAAGACATGGAAGATCGCATGAACAAAGCGATCGCAAATCTGAAAAAGGACCTGTCCACCTTGCGTGCAGGGCGGGCGAATCCCGCCATGCTGGATCGTGTAATGGTGGACTACTACGGCACGCCGACGCCGATCAGCCAATTGGCGAACATCAGCGTCCCTGAGCCGCGCATGCTGACCATTCAACCTTGGGACAAAACGGCCTTGAAAGAAATCGACCGTGCTCTGCAGCAGTCTGATCTCGGTATTTCTCCGAGCAATGACGGTGTGATCATCCGTTTGGCCATTCCACCGCTGACGGAGGAGCGCCGCAAGGATCTCGTGAAGCTGGCCGGCAAGAGCGGTGAGGAGGCCAAGGTAGCCATCCGCAACATCCGCCGCGATGCAAACGATGAGATCAAGAAGCTGGAAAAGGCTGCGACGATTTCGGAAGACGAATCCCGCCGCCACCAGGAAACCGTGCAAAAAACAACGGATAAGTTTATCGCAGAAGTCGACAAAATTGTGAAGGACAAAGAGAAAGACATCTTGGAAGTGTAA